The Minwuia thermotolerans genome contains the following window.
GCAGCATGGCGCGCCCGCCAACTTCCCCAGCCTGATCGGCATTGCCCCCGAGGGCGACAAGATCGTCCGCATGGAAGCCACATCTGCCCGCATCGAGGCCGGCGAAGTGTTCCTGCCCGAGGAGGCGCCATGGCTGGCGGACTTCCTTCAGGAGGTCCTGGCCTTTCCGAAGGGCCGCCATGACGACCAGGTCGACAGCCTGTCC
Protein-coding sequences here:
- the terL gene encoding phage terminase large subunit; the encoded protein is QHGAPANFPSLIGIAPEGDKIVRMEATSARIEAGEVFLPEEAPWLADFLQEVLAFPKGRHDDQVDSLSQFLKWQRYWEPPIDIGSPGGDRIENILPPFEYDD